In the genome of Populus nigra chromosome 9, ddPopNigr1.1, whole genome shotgun sequence, one region contains:
- the LOC133702976 gene encoding protein DMR6-LIKE OXYGENASE 1-like — MAPTILQQAADHLASAGANKAPYTYTDPLSEVPTLSGVDVSADGSTPIIDMEALLGPHRSEIIKQIGLACEKNGFFAVKNHGIPEMKINNMLDTAREFFHLPDEERLKFRSTDPNSVIRLVTGFQDKARNIFVSRQSLKFHSHPVEEYKSQWPSNPPPFRENVGEYSASVREVEVAILEAISESLGLERDYIDKILKGHYVSINYYPACQESELDVTYGVRTHTDPTIITILMQDDVPGLQVINDDKWINVNPLPNAVVVHVGDILQALSNYRYKSLLHQAIVNCEKERVSIASYCYPSDDAMIGPAKKLVDKDHPAIYKDFTYREFHESMWRVKCSTAKRLDLFKARAD; from the exons aTGGCTCCCACTATATTGCAACAAGCTGCTGATCACCTTGCTTCAGCTGGGGCCAACAAAGCTCCGTACACCTACACTGATCCCCTTTCAGAGGTTCCAACTCTCTCTGGTGTTGATGTATCAGCTGATGGCTCTACCCCTATCATCGACATGGAAGCCCTTCTCGGTCCTCACCGATCTGAGATCATCAAACAGATTGGCCTTGCATGCGAGAAAAATGGCTTTTTTGCG GTGAAGAACCATGGAATTCCAGAAATGAAGATCAACAACATGCTGGACACGGCAAGAGAGTTCTTCCACTTGCCGGATGAAGAAAGGTTGAAATTTCGCTCTACTGACCCGAACAGTGTCATCAGGCTGGTCACAGGCTTTCAAGACAAGGCCCGGAATATCTTTGTCTCGAGGCAATCCTTGAAATTCCACTCGCATCCCGTTGAAGAATACAAGAGCCAATGGCCTTCAAATCCTCCTCCTTTCAG GGAAAATGTTGGAGAATATTCTGCAAGTGTGAGAGAGGTGGAGGTAGCAATACTCGAGGCCATATCAGAGAGCTTGGGCCTGGAAAGGGATTACATAGACAAGATATTGAAAGGACATTATGTGTCCATTAATTACTATCCAGCTTGCCAGGAATCAGAACTTGATGTTACTTATGGAGTTCGGACTCACACTGATCCAACTATAATCACTATTCTGATGCAAGATGATGTGCCTGGACTTCAGGTTATTAATGATGACAAGTGGATAAATGTTAATCCTCTTCCAAACGCCGTTGTTGTTCATGTTGGAGATATCCTGCAG GCACTTAGTAACTACAGATACAAGAGTTTGCTTCATCAAGCTATTGTGAACTGTGAGAAAGAGCGCGTATCCATTGCCAGTTATTGCTATCCATCGGATGATGCTATGATAGGACCTGCTAAGAAGTTGGTGGACAAGGATCATCCAGCAATCTATAAAGATTTCACTTACAGAGAATTCCACGAATCCATGTGGCGAGTAAAGTGTTCAACAGCTAAGCGATTAGACTTGTTCAAGGCTCGTGCTGATTAA